AATGATCATTGACACCTTACTCAATCAAACCCAACCGGCGGAAAATGGTATCCACATGCTTCAAGTGATGACGGTAATCAAAACAATCCGCGATTTCTTCCGGCGACAACGTGCGCGTGATCAATTCGTCGCCTTCCACCAGCCCGCGGAAAGGACGTTGTTCCTCCCATGCCTGCATGGCCAGCTTTTGCACGCGATCATACGCTTCTTCCCGCTTCATGCCCTTGTCGATCAGTGAGAGCAGGACGCGTTGCGAATAAATCAATCCGTAGGTGGCTTCCATATTCCGTTTCATATTGTCCGGCAGAACCGTCAGTTCTTCCACGATTCCCGCAAACCGACGCAACATGTAGTTGAGCAGCGTGGTCGCATCCGGCAGAATGATGCGCTCTACGGACGAGTGGGAAATGTCCCGTTCATGCCAAAGCGGTACGTTTTCGTAGGCCGACAGCATATGGCCGCGGATGACGCGGGACAAGCCGGTGATATTTTCCGATCCGACCGGGTTACGCTTGTGCGGCATCGCCGAGGAGCCTTTTTGTCCTTTTTTGAATGCTTCCTCCACTTCGCGGATCTCGCTTTTCTGCAGACCCCGGATTTCCACCGCAAATTTCTCCAGCGACGTGGCGATCAAGGCCAGTGTCGCCATATATTCCGCATGACGGTCCCGCTGCAGGGTCTGCGTGGAGATCGGGGCCGGTTTCAACCCCAATTTGTCACAGACATACTGTTCCACAAACGGGTCGATATTGGCGTAGGTGCCGACGGCGCCGGAGATCTTGCCGACCCGCACCTCTTCCATCGCCCAAACGAAACGGTCGCGGTTGCGCTTCATTTCGGCATACCACAGCGCCATTTTCAGTCCGAATGTGGTGGGTTCCGCGTGTACCCCGTGCGTCCGTCCCATCATCACCGTTTCTTTGTGTTCCAGTGCTTTTCTTTTCAGGACATCGAGAAAATGGTCGATATCCTTCAGCAGGATGCGGTTGGCTTGTAACAGCAAATAGGACAGAGCCGTGTCCACCACATCGGTGGAGGTTAATCCATAGTGAACCCATTTGGATTCGGGTCCCAATGTTTCTGCGACCGCACGGGTGAACGCCACCACATCGTGACGGGTATCCTTTTCGATCTCCAAAATGCGACCGATGTCGATCCGTGCGTTTTGCCGGATTTTCTCCACATCCTCTTTGGGGATGACGCCCAGCTCCGCCCAGGCCTCACACGCCAAAATCTCCACTTCCAGCCATGCGCGGTATCGGTTTTCGTCGTTCCAGATTTCCTTCATTTCCGGTCGTGTGTATCGTTCAATCACAGCATTCCCTCTCTTTCGACAACGACTTGATGATTCGTTTTTGATCCGGTTGTGAAGCCATTCTCTCTCACTCATGCAACACTGAAGCCTATGTTTCGGTCGAGTGCGGAAGCTTTGATACGGAAACGGGGTTCGGGGTCTTCCCCCAAGGAAAGATCCATGTCCCTTTGGCTCGACCAGCCAAAGCCAGCGTCACCAAGACGGTGTCTGACACTGTGTACATCACTTTCCCGGATCGCTCCACCGTGCATCAACAAACTGGATAATCCCCCGTCGTACTGGAACGTCTCGGCCTTGCCTTCGCTTTCACGCCGCGGTTGAAGAACGCCAGCTCCCGAAAACGCTCTTGCAGAACACACCGAAATCGAACCGAGGCACCGAACGCAGGCAAAGCACGTTTCGCTGAGAGGAAATTCCCCGCGATGGGGTTCCAGCATGGCGGTCCTTTGCTTGGCAGGGAATCAAACGTCGCTCACCCGGGAAAACGTTGCCGCCGGATCAAATGACCAGACACGCCTGATCCCCTTCTCTTTCTGCACAATCACCACAATCCAACTCTTATCGGACTGGTGGGTTGCCCCATTCGGGAATCCTCGGATCAACGCTCGCTTACAGCTCCCCGAGGCATATCGGTGTTCGCCCCGCCCTTCATCGGCTCCTGGCGCCAAGGCATCCACCGTGCGCCCTTACTAGCTTCTCCTCAGGACTCGCTACCTGTGAATGCTTGACTCTCCCGTATCCAAACATCCCGTTTTCCTTCATCGTAATAGCACCGGTTAGGCCTGCTAAGCGCGCGGAGCCGGATGCCGGTCGGTAAGGGTCACATGTTCTCGAACCCGTCCATGTCTTCCCAAATACCGAGCTGCTGAACCGTTCCCCACGCTTCCGCCAACGACTCGCCCAAAACGGTGACGTGACCCATCTTGCGTCCGGGTTTCGCCTCTTTTTTCCCGTACAGATGCACTTTCACATTGTCGGGTAAGGTCGGTATCCGCTGTATCAAGGACTCCACATGCTCACCCAATATGTTGACCATCACGGCCGGGGTTAACAAACGCGTCGATCCCAACGGCAGTCCGCAAATCGCCCGCAGAAACTGTTCAAACTGTGAGGTCGCGCAGGCATCGTACGTAAAATGTCCGGAGTTGTGCGGACGCGGAGCCAACTCATTCACCAGCAATTGTCCGTCCTCCAAGAGAAACATTTCCACTGCGCAAAGTCCCGTTATCTCCAGTTTCTCCGCCACATCGCGGGCCAACCGTTCGGCACGGGCGGCGATACGTTCGTAGACCGGCGCCGGTGCCAGCGTCACATGCAAAATATGATGGCGGTGAATGTTTTCCACCACGGGGAATGTAGCGATCTGTCCATGGATATTGCGTGCCACCACCACCGACAATTCTTTGATAAACGGGACAAACTGTTCCAGAATGCAGGGTTCCCCCGGACGGGACAGCGCCTGCCAAGCGGGTTCCACGTCTTCCTCCCCGCGCAAAATCCGCTGGCCTTTCCCGTCGTATCCGCCCGTGACCGTTTTCAGCACACACGGATAGCCCAACTCTGCGGCGGCGCCACGCAATTGCCCCGCGTCGTGGACCACCCGGAACGCGGCGACGGGAATGCCGCAAGCATACAGCGTCTCTTTTTCCCGAACCCGATGCCGGGTGATTTCCAGCAGACGGCTGCCTTGCGGGACATAAGCTTTTTGCTCCAGCCGTTTGACCACTTCAGGGTTGATGTTTTCAAATTCATATGCAACCACGTCCGACCATTCGCCCAACTGCTCTGCGGCAAGAACATCATGGTATTCGGCGGCAATGTGGTGATCCGACACTTGGCTGCCGGGACAATCCGTCGAGGGATCCAGCGTGACAAAACGATATCCCAGCTTCCTTCCTTCGAGGATCACCATGCGCCCCAACTGACCGCCGCCCAAAATTCCCACAGTGCTTCCCGGCAACAATACGGTTGGCGGTTTGACTTGCATTTCGATCATGTCAGCTCACCTGATTCGATCACTTGTTGACGAATTCTGGCCCGCCGTTGTTTCAGTCGTTCACGAATGTCAGGGTCCC
Above is a genomic segment from Polycladomyces zharkentensis containing:
- the purB gene encoding adenylosuccinate lyase — its product is MIERYTRPEMKEIWNDENRYRAWLEVEILACEAWAELGVIPKEDVEKIRQNARIDIGRILEIEKDTRHDVVAFTRAVAETLGPESKWVHYGLTSTDVVDTALSYLLLQANRILLKDIDHFLDVLKRKALEHKETVMMGRTHGVHAEPTTFGLKMALWYAEMKRNRDRFVWAMEEVRVGKISGAVGTYANIDPFVEQYVCDKLGLKPAPISTQTLQRDRHAEYMATLALIATSLEKFAVEIRGLQKSEIREVEEAFKKGQKGSSAMPHKRNPVGSENITGLSRVIRGHMLSAYENVPLWHERDISHSSVERIILPDATTLLNYMLRRFAGIVEELTVLPDNMKRNMEATYGLIYSQRVLLSLIDKGMKREEAYDRVQKLAMQAWEEQRPFRGLVEGDELITRTLSPEEIADCFDYRHHLKHVDTIFRRLGLIE
- the purK gene encoding 5-(carboxyamino)imidazole ribonucleotide synthase, translated to MQVKPPTVLLPGSTVGILGGGQLGRMVILEGRKLGYRFVTLDPSTDCPGSQVSDHHIAAEYHDVLAAEQLGEWSDVVAYEFENINPEVVKRLEQKAYVPQGSRLLEITRHRVREKETLYACGIPVAAFRVVHDAGQLRGAAAELGYPCVLKTVTGGYDGKGQRILRGEEDVEPAWQALSRPGEPCILEQFVPFIKELSVVVARNIHGQIATFPVVENIHRHHILHVTLAPAPVYERIAARAERLARDVAEKLEITGLCAVEMFLLEDGQLLVNELAPRPHNSGHFTYDACATSQFEQFLRAICGLPLGSTRLLTPAVMVNILGEHVESLIQRIPTLPDNVKVHLYGKKEAKPGRKMGHVTVLGESLAEAWGTVQQLGIWEDMDGFENM